One Scomber scombrus unplaced genomic scaffold, fScoSco1.1 SCAFFOLD_76, whole genome shotgun sequence genomic region harbors:
- the LOC133976937 gene encoding cytidylate kinase-like: MASRLPELKREFIITIDGPIGSGKSSVAQICVDLFGMAHLDITRLYKTVAYLWEHQPGVSWEDLANQAINHYVPDSELIDWSFWGKAVGVSKIKIVNEIITDHARAFTFANPQSVIEGIDVGSIISWADLKILCVAPLMIRRDRVYAKMVTYSQLKFKFTPEEFLVSLCERDHLEGYGLMPETFWINSPMRNGVVFPTHGICNTHFPDRVINLLNASGAFKMVCGHRVTPLWCPPT; the protein is encoded by the coding sequence ATGGCATCTAGACTACCTGAGCTCAAACGGGAATTTATCATTACCATCGATGGACCTATAGGAAGTGGGAAAAGTAGTGTGGCCCAGATTTGCGTGGATCTTTTCGGGATGGCCCATTTGGACATCACACGGTTGTATAAAACAGTGGCCTACCTCTGGGAGCACCAACCGGGGGTTTCTTGGGAGGATCTAGCCAATCAAGCCATCAATCACTACGTTCCCGATTCAGAATTGATCGATTGGTCTTTTTGGGGGAAGGCCGTTGGAGTGTCCAAGATTAAAATTGTCAACGAGATTATAACCGATCACGCTAGGGCCTTCACCTTCGCTAATCCACAATCGGTGATTGAAGGAATCGATGTCGGATCCATTATTTCTTGGGCCGATTTGAAAATCCTATGTGTTGCCCCACTGATGATTCGCCGGGATAGGGTCTATGCGAAAATGGTGACCTATTCGCAGCTCAAATTCAAATTTACACCCGAAGAGTTTTTGGTGAGTCTCTGTGAGAGGGATCATTTGGAGGGTTACGGTCTGATGCCCGAGACTTTTTGGATTAATAGCCCCATGAGAAATGGGGTAGTTTTCCCCACCCATGGAATCTGCAATACACATTTCCCAGATCGGGTCATCAATCTATTGAATGCCAGTGGAGCATTTAAAATGGTGTGTGGTCACAGAGTTACCCCACTTTGGTGTCCCCCCACttga